A single genomic interval of Heterodontus francisci isolate sHetFra1 chromosome 45, sHetFra1.hap1, whole genome shotgun sequence harbors:
- the LOC137356437 gene encoding probable G-protein coupled receptor 139 — translation MGEFDGGLEEWVETVNFETTKRFEAEEENFKFKPLSGLKSNAAAIGVPVNLLAILILSRGKRGLSKSITRYLVGMAVADLLVIITDPILRRLPVNYFPDSFLSLTPICSSIVFLIFAITMVSVWLTDAFTFDRFVTISCEKLKTRFCTERTAAMVIGTVTVLCSLESVPWYFIYEPKYIINNVPWGCITEQSFSTSPAWTTFVLFHRILTPCVPFFLILLINVLTVRLILTASEGRRGLRGLSTGEKPNDPEMANRRKSIILLFSISGRFILLWMTQVVFNIYKRITKQYNFSINDPHFITQKAGGMLQLLSSCTNTCIYTVTQTKFREELKKALLYPVNLIVKFVKS, via the exons aTGGGCGAGTTTGATGGAGGTTTGGAGGAATGGGTAGAGACGGTGAATTTTGAGACCACAAAGAGATTTGAAGcggaggaagagaattttaaatttaagccatTGAGTGGATTGAAATCAAATGCGG Cagccattggagttcccg ttaacctgttggcgattctgatcctgtcccgaggaaagcgtGGTCTCTCCAAAagtatcactcgctacctggtgggaatggcagtggctgatctcctggtcattatcacagatcCCATATTGAGGAGGCTTCCAGTgaattatttcccagattcattcctgtccctTACTCCCATCTGCAGTTCAATTGTTTTCCTGATCTTTGCAATCACAATGGTTTCGGTATGGCTGACagacgctttcacctttgatcgatttgtgaccattagtTGTGAGAAGTTGAAGACAAGAttttgcactgagagaacagcggccatggttatcggaacagtgactgtgctgtgctctttagaaagtgttccctggtactttatatatgaacctaaATATATAATTAATAATGTTCCTTGGGGCTGTATCACGGAACAGAGCTTCAGTACTTCCCCTGCATGGACCACTTTTGTGCTGTTTCACCGCATTTTAacaccttgtgtcccgttctttctgattctgctaatcaatgttctgacagtcagacTTATTTTAACGGCCAGTGAAGGCCGCAGGGGACTCCGGGGCCTCAGCACTGGAGAGAAGCCAAATGACCCTGAGATGGcgaatcgaaggaaatccatcattttgctaTTTAGTATATCTGGACGTTTCATACTTTTATGGATGACGCAGGTTGTATTTAACATTTAtaagcgaattacaaaacaatataatTTCTCTATCAATGACCCTCATTTTATCACACAAAAAGCAGGTGGTATGCTGCAGCTTctgagttcctgcaccaacacgtgtatttacactgtgacccagactaaattcagagaggagctgaagaaggccctGCTATACCCAGTAAATCTAATTGTGAAATTCGTTAAATCATAG